CTATAAAATGCCGCCACTTCTTGATTTTTTTCACCTTTTTTCAAAATCACGATGCCTTGATTGATAGGGGTATAAAGTTTTGGACTCACATCACTCCAATTGATTCCTTTTTTATATTGAGCCATTTTAGGACTAAACAACGAGGATTTTGCGATAAAACCAACATCAGCCGCACTCAGCGCATAAGTGACCGTTTGAGAGATGGACTCTGCATAAACCAGTTTATCTTTGACTTTATCATAGACACCACCATTTTTCATCGCTTGTATGGCAGCTTTGCCATAAGGGGCTGTTTTTGGATTGGCCACCGCAATTTTGGAAATATTTTTTCCCTCAACTAAGGTGATACCTTGATTGAAATCTTGTTTTTTAACACTCAAATAGGCCAGTGAGCCTTGCGCATAGATAAGAGGCCTCGTGATGGCATCGCCACTTTTATAAAGAGCTTCAGGGTATTTCATATTCGCGGCCATAAAGAGTCCATAGGGAGCACCATTTTTGATTTGTGCGGTTAATTTACCACTACTACTGAGTGTGACATGAACATTAATATCGGGATAGAGTTTGTGAAATTCGCTTTTGAGTGTATCCATCGCATAACTCACATTGGCCGCCACGGCAATATTAATCGTGCCAGCAAAGAGTGAGGCACTCATCAACACACTCGCTATTACCATTTTTTTAAACATTTTTTCTCCTTATTTTCCTATCATAATT
This genomic window from Sulfurospirillum sp. 1612 contains:
- the modA gene encoding molybdate ABC transporter substrate-binding protein; the protein is MFKKMVIASVLMSASLFAGTINIAVAANVSYAMDTLKSEFHKLYPDINVHVTLSSSGKLTAQIKNGAPYGLFMAANMKYPEALYKSGDAITRPLIYAQGSLAYLSVKKQDFNQGITLVEGKNISKIAVANPKTAPYGKAAIQAMKNGGVYDKVKDKLVYAESISQTVTYALSAADVGFIAKSSLFSPKMAQYKKGINWSDVSPKLYTPINQGIVILKKGEKNQEVAAFYSFILSKRAKKIFNDFGYIVP